The following nucleotide sequence is from Peribacillus sp. ACCC06369.
AATGGTAGCAAGGATGGAATCCATGGGAGTGGAACCGAAAATTAAGCCCAATGCCTTCGTTGCCTCAAGTTATGCCAACCGATATACAAAACAAGAGTGATGTCTCCAAAGAAGTAAATCTATGAACAATGGCATTTTCTTCAAAATGCTTTTCGGTTTGGTTTTTCAGACTATAAAGCGGTACATGCAATTCATTTACTGCATTATTGGAAAAACCAAAAAACCGGCCTCGAAGCGAGACCGGTTTCAATATTAAAGATGTAAGCCGCCATTGCCGTACCCAGTAAGAAAGTTTTAAACCACCACTCCTCAAAGTGGGTGTTTGCAGAAACAATCCTGTTGTCCAAGTCAGTGACGAGGCATAACATTCCTGTTTCAATATAAAACTCCCTATTACAGCTTAAAGGTTAAAACTTTATTATCATTACGAACAGAGCAGCTTGTATTATTATATTACCGGAAATCCTCATATCATACAATGTTAATTATCACCATTAACTGGCGATTCAAATATAAAATGGCTTTCGAATGGGAAAGGAAAGCATTCGTTAGTATCAAATTATTGATCAAAATAACCGATAAAATCTCCTTGGTCTTTATTTTGTAGATATAATACCGTTTCTTTGTCAGAAATAGTAGGCAATCCGAAATTTTGTTCATACCTCTCTATACCTTTTCCTGTAATGATAATCCAATCCCCTTCCTTACCTGCGTGTATCGCCTCCTGGATGGCAAAAGTCCTATCTGGAATAACCTTCCCATTCCCAGAAGAGTAATCGCTTTGCAGTTTATTGAGTGACGTTTCCATCACATCAATTCCCTCCGAATTCAAATCATCCATCGTCAAAATCGATACATCACTATGTTCCGATGATACTTTAACCATTTCTGCCCTTTTGGTTGTATCTCGACCACCCCGGAAACCAAAGATATGAAAAATCTTTTCCGCCCCGCATTCTTTGGCAGTTTGAAGCATGTGATGAATGGCATCAGCAGTATGAGCATAATCGATGACTATTGTCGGTCCATCTTCTTTCTTATACATTTCAAATCTTCCTGGCACACCAGAAAATTGTTTTAGTGACATGAGAATTTCCTCTTTTTTGATCGGAAACATCTTCGCTATGGAATACGCTGCGGTTGCGTTATATAAATTATGAAGTCCAGGTAATGGTAATTCAATTTTCACAAAGTCATGATGCTCATTCAATAAAATAAAGGGGGTCGTTGCGGTATTATAATTGGTGATCGTTAAATCGAAGCGATTGGATTTTCCAAATACATAGGTACTGACATTTTTCTCCCGTAAGTATTCTTGTAGTTTTTCTCCCCAGAAATCATCTCCATTAATAATCGCAAGACCATTGGGTTTCAATTTTTCAAAAAGCAGTAATTTAGCCAGGAAATAATCCTCCATCGTACCGTGGAAGTCGAGATGGTCATGATATAAATTCGTGAAGACACAGAAATCAAATTCAATTCCTTCTAAACGATATTGAGCTAAACCATGCGAAGACACTTCCATAATGACAACCATGTCCTTACTGGCAGCCAGCAAGGAATTCAATTCCATGGTACCTGGAGTCGTATTATGGGAATCGACTTTGTTTCCATTGATAATATGCTGTATTGTCCCAATGACGGAACAGGTTACCCCATTCTCTTCTAATATTTGTTGAAGCATATAGCTTGTTGTGGTTTTTCCATTTGTACCCGTAATTCCTATCATTATTTTTTTAATGCTGGGGTCCCCGTAAAACCTTTTCGCGATTGTTCCTAACGCTTTTCGACTGTTCCCCACACGTAGATAAGGAACATCCAATCCCTTAATATCACGTTCGCCTATTACAACCGATGCCCCTAGACGTATTGCATCTTTAATGTAATTATGGCCATCGGCCTTATATCCGTTTACGGCAACAAAAAGGTATCCATTTTTTATTTCTTTAGAATTATCGGTTACCCCTGTGATGGATATATCTTCAATGTCCTTCGGCAAATCCCAGTTTATTTCTTCATTCATTATGTCTTTAAGGATCATTAACTTTTCTCCTTTATCATTTAAGCTATTCACCTATCTGTTGTAATAAATATGACCTTCAAAAATGCATAAGTAACAACAAGCCAATATTAGTATTTACCAGTAGTCTAAAAATAATTGTTTATCCAGAATTTGTTGTTGGTAAAAATATAGCTCCGTTGAGTCTACCGGGATAGATTTTAACCTTGTCACAGAAAAAAAAATAGAAAAGCAGCCAGAATGAACTGCACCCCAATTGTTAGACACATCTAACAATTGGAGGTGCAGTTTCTTTATGGCCAAATTTACAGCACAACAGAAAATACAAGCCGTACAGAGATATATTGAAGGTACAGAGGGACAGGCAAGCATAGCTAAATCTATTGGTGTTACTTCTGGAGTATTAATCACTTGGATTCGACAGTACCAATATCATGGAGAGAGTGCATTTGTAAAACGCTATACAACTTATACGGTAGAAGATAAACTGAAAGTACTTGAATATATGAACTTACAGGGGACGTCTCTCCGTGAAACTGCTGCGGTTTTCAATATTCCGGCACCTTCTACCCTATTACTTTGGCAAAAACAATGTGAAGCGGAAGGAGTAGACGCCCTCAAACCAAAGAAAAAGGGGCGTCCATCCATGAAAAAAGAAACGAAGAAACCACTAGCAGAAGGATCATTAGAGGCATTAAAGGCTGAAAATGAGCGTTTGCGTGCGGAGAATGCCTATTTAAAAAAGTTGAAAGCCTTAGTTCAGGAAAGAGAAGTGTCAGAACGCAAGAAAAAGCGAAAGTAGTGTACGAACTAAGGGGAGAATTTAATTTAAAGCTACTTCTATCTGTCGCGAATATCGCACGGAGCACCTATTATTATTGGAGAAACGCCTTCGGGCGTCAGGATAAATACGTGGAGATAAAGTCTGTCATCGAAGAGATATTTCAGACGAATAGAGGGAGATATGGATATCGACGTATCACCTTAGAATTACATAATCGGGGCATTGTGATTAACCATAAAACGGTGCTTCGATTGATGAATGAGCTGGGGTTAAAGTGTCTGGTACGTTTGAAGAAATACCGTTCGTACAAAGGCAAGGTTGGAAAGATTGCACCCAATATTCTCGAGCGTAATTTTAAAGCAACAAAGCCAAATGAAAAATGGGTCACTGATGTGACGGAATTTCATCTAAAAGGTGAGAAGTTGTACTTATCGCCCATTCTTGATTTATTTAATGGAGAAATCATCGCCTACAATATCGAATCACGTCCTATTTACCCTTTAGTCTCCAAGATGTTAGACCAAGCCATAATGCGATTGGAATCGGAAGATTCACCCATCCTTCATTCGGATCAAGGCTGGCACTACCAAATGAAACCCTATTCACATACCTTGAAGACACATGCGATTACACAAAGCATGTCTCGGAAGGGAAATTGTCTCGACAACGCTGTCATGGAAAACTTCTTTGGCTTATTAAAATCCGAATTGCTTTATTTACAGAAGTTCGACAGCATGAAGCATTTCAAACAAGAATTAGAAGATTATATTTATTATTACAATCACCAACGAATTAAGGTGAAATTAAAAGGCATGAGCCCGGTTGATTACCGGGTTCATGCCCTCAAGGTTGCCTAACTAAATAAAGTGTCTAACTTTTTGGGTTCACTTCAGAATTGGCTGCTTTTTTTTGGTCCTATATGGATATAGCTAAGATACACCCTTTTAAGTTGAATCGAGAATTTTTTTTCTTTTATTCCCCAGTAATTCACTAGGTTACAACACTTTTTCCATGCCTATTAGTGAGTTTCCAGGGTTTGTGTTTCCGCCTTTTGATTGTACAATGGCAAAATGAAAACCATACCTAGAATAAAAAAGAATGCCGCGGTTTCAAAAATGGCGACGAGTGAAAATTGCTCCTTCAACACGCCTGCCGCACTCATAGTCAAAACCATCGAACCCGTGAATAATGGGCTTAAGATTCCATTGACCCTTCCAATGAACTCGCCTTCTGTCCTCTGCAATATCAATGTATTGATCCCTATTTGAATACAAGGCAGCATCAACCCATTAAAGAACTCGGCAGTAAGTGTTATCCAAAGATTTGTTGACAGCCCCATTACAGCCAATCCAATGGCATTCACAAGCATTCCTAAAGCTAATAATCTCTGAGGTGCCACCTTTTTGGCAAAAATCATCACACCAGCTCCGCCTAAAATCATACCGAACCCATTCACCATAAATAACCATTGGAGGTTTTCCTTAGGCAGGTGGAGTTGTTCGGTAACAAGGAATATCGAAAGCGGTTGAATGAAACCCAGTCCGAGCCCGGCGGCTAAAAAACATAAACCAAGCAGACTTAGTTCTTTTTTTCGCAACACGTAGCTCACTCCGCTTTTCATTTCTTGCCATAATGTTGTTTTTGCGGTTTCTACATTCAGTTCGCGATCTTTTGGAAGGAAAGCGAGTGCTCCAGCTGAAAGTAAAAACGCCAGGCCGGTGATTCCAATCGAGATATTGATTCCGAATGATTGGTAGGCAAATGTACCGAGAATCGGACCTAGAACCATAAATACTGCGAAGACGGTCTGATAAACTGACATCCCTGTCTGAATTTGACTTTCTGGTAAGTGCATCTTAAATAGCTTCATGCCTGATGGCTGAGAAAATTGAGAAAGTATCGCCGAAATCAACGTTGCAAAAAACACCATTTTCCAACTACCGAAGATAAGTGCGATAAGCACAGCAAAAACGGATATTGCACTTAAAATATCACACCAAACCATCGTTTTTTTCGGACTCCAGCGGTCAGCAAAAGTTCCACCAATAAATGAAAAAATGAAAATTGGTGCGAATTCCGCTACTGAAATCATGGAAATGGCAAAGGCATCACCGTTTGTCTTTTCCATGACGAATAACAAAACGGCAAAATTTCGTACCCAGATTCCTATTTGTAAAAACAAGCCTGAAAAGATAATGGCCTGAAAAACACGATTTTTAAATATGTTCTGTTCCTTATTACTTAATGGTAAAGATGTGTTTTTTTCCAATATAAAAACCTCCTGAGAAATTTCTGGACAGGAGGCAGTACAATACAAATTTAAAAAGGCAAAATATTCCTAATGGAAGGAACACAATGATCTTTGTTTGTATTTTAATGTACAGACTAATCCTATCCAGAAAAAAAAGATCGTATTTATCACGCATTTTTTTCTTAAAGAATAGGATTAAATGATCATCGTTTCAAGGTCACCCTTCCATTTTATGTTAATTTCATAATAATCGATTTAATCTGATAAATCAAGGTAAAATCCAAAAAAATAATACTTTTTTTGGTGAGGCGTGTTCAATTTTTTGTACAAAAAAACGGACTTCCTTTAAAAGAAAGCCCTTTTATTTCCTTAAGTTTTAAGGATATGTAGCTGAGTAATGTTAGTGCCGTTTGTTACACTCCATGATCATTATCTTCATGACCTCAAGCAAGTGTGATTCTTCTTTTCAGTTCCCCATCATACGTTCATGATTCTGATTTGCTTGTACAAGCAAATGGGATGATGGCATTAGAATTTGATGCTCATGTAAAGCAGTCATCATTTCAAACCTCACACTTCTTGCTGTTTCAAAGTAATGTTCAGGTTTAACAAGTCCGACTAAGCATAGTTCATATCCAACATATTTGAGATTCGGATTTAAATCCGTAATGCCAATGTATCTAAAATCCTCTTCAGGTGTACCATCCTCTAGCCTTAGCAGGGTTTCACCATACTTCTCATTGCAGATAATGCATATATCTTCCAACAGCCGTTTTACCTTTTCAGGATTTTCTTGGTAACTTACTGTAATGCGCTCAATGATTCGCATTCTCCCTTTATTAAAATTTTGAATCGTCCTGATTTCACTGTGTGGGATTGTCAGCAATTTTCCTGACCATTCCCTGATCTGCATGAACCGGATACCGATTTCCTCTACGGTTCCGGAACTTGTCCCATTGAAAGTCACAAAATTCCCTACTCGGAATTCATTATCTGACAGCCTTACAAATCCCAATAAGATATCTTTAAGCATTTGCTGCGCCGCAAATCCGATAACGACCCCTACAATCCCAGCTCCAGCTAAAATTCCTTTTAGGTCTATGAACTGTCCAATCAGATAAATGAGGAAAATCGCAGCAATGCCGTACCTAAGTGTAGAACGAGTAACCCCCTGTATCGTTTTTTCCACTTCTTCATCAAAAAAGGCGGACC
It contains:
- a CDS encoding UDP-N-acetylmuramoyl-L-alanyl-D-glutamate--2,6-diaminopimelate ligase → MILKDIMNEEINWDLPKDIEDISITGVTDNSKEIKNGYLFVAVNGYKADGHNYIKDAIRLGASVVIGERDIKGLDVPYLRVGNSRKALGTIAKRFYGDPSIKKIMIGITGTNGKTTTSYMLQQILEENGVTCSVIGTIQHIINGNKVDSHNTTPGTMELNSLLAASKDMVVIMEVSSHGLAQYRLEGIEFDFCVFTNLYHDHLDFHGTMEDYFLAKLLLFEKLKPNGLAIINGDDFWGEKLQEYLREKNVSTYVFGKSNRFDLTITNYNTATTPFILLNEHHDFVKIELPLPGLHNLYNATAAYSIAKMFPIKKEEILMSLKQFSGVPGRFEMYKKEDGPTIVIDYAHTADAIHHMLQTAKECGAEKIFHIFGFRGGRDTTKRAEMVKVSSEHSDVSILTMDDLNSEGIDVMETSLNKLQSDYSSGNGKVIPDRTFAIQEAIHAGKEGDWIIITGKGIERYEQNFGLPTISDKETVLYLQNKDQGDFIGYFDQ
- a CDS encoding IS3 family transposase (programmed frameshift) — its product is MAKFTAQQKIQAVQRYIEGTEGQASIAKSIGVTSGVLITWIRQYQYHGESAFVKRYTTYTVEDKLKVLEYMNLQGTSLRETAAVFNIPAPSTLLLWQKQCEAEGVDALKPKKKGRPSMKKETKKPLAEGSLEALKAENERLRAENAYFKKVESLSSGKRSVRTQEKAKVVYELRGEFNLKLLLSVANIARSTYYYWRNAFGRQDKYVEIKSVIEEIFQTNRGRYGYRRITLELHNRGIVINHKTVLRLMNELGLKCLVRLKKYRSYKGKVGKIAPNILERNFKATKPNEKWVTDVTEFHLKGEKLYLSPILDLFNGEIIAYNIESRPIYPLVSKMLDQAIMRLESEDSPILHSDQGWHYQMKPYSHTLKTHAITQSMSRKGNCLDNAVMENFFGLLKSELLYLQKFDSMKHFKQELEDYIYYYNHQRIKVKLKGMSPVDYRVHALKVA
- a CDS encoding MFS transporter, translating into MEKNTSLPLSNKEQNIFKNRVFQAIIFSGLFLQIGIWVRNFAVLLFVMEKTNGDAFAISMISVAEFAPIFIFSFIGGTFADRWSPKKTMVWCDILSAISVFAVLIALIFGSWKMVFFATLISAILSQFSQPSGMKLFKMHLPESQIQTGMSVYQTVFAVFMVLGPILGTFAYQSFGINISIGITGLAFLLSAGALAFLPKDRELNVETAKTTLWQEMKSGVSYVLRKKELSLLGLCFLAAGLGLGFIQPLSIFLVTEQLHLPKENLQWLFMVNGFGMILGGAGVMIFAKKVAPQRLLALGMLVNAIGLAVMGLSTNLWITLTAEFFNGLMLPCIQIGINTLILQRTEGEFIGRVNGILSPLFTGSMVLTMSAAGVLKEQFSLVAIFETAAFFFILGMVFILPLYNQKAETQTLETH
- a CDS encoding mechanosensitive ion channel family protein — translated: MDFLNITERALDILEEFLLMRLFILALLLMAVYYILNKMVEWFFKRSAFFDEEVEKTIQGVTRSTLRYGIAAIFLIYLIGQFIDLKGILAGAGIVGVVIGFAAQQMLKDILLGFVRLSDNEFRVGNFVTFNGTSSGTVEEIGIRFMQIREWSGKLLTIPHSEIRTIQNFNKGRMRIIERITVSYQENPEKVKRLLEDICIICNEKYGETLLRLEDGTPEEDFRYIGITDLNPNLKYVGYELCLVGLVKPEHYFETARSVRFEMMTALHEHQILMPSSHLLVQANQNHERMMGN